A DNA window from Macadamia integrifolia cultivar HAES 741 chromosome 4, SCU_Mint_v3, whole genome shotgun sequence contains the following coding sequences:
- the LOC122076819 gene encoding probable cytosolic oligopeptidase A isoform X2, which produces MHLPRTGRVGFGALAITLLVIVNMFTATCISVTRRVEPLLIRNSCHFVSPKYFSKSQTCPLWSSSFSSCFQKPRKSTSLSSTFCFSAVPSMASEATSMVSEVTLQGNPLLQDFVFPPFDVVEAKHVRPGILALIKKLENDLVELEKTVEPTWPKLVEPLEKIVDRLQVVWGMVNHLKSVKDSPELRSAIEEVQPEKVKFELKLGQSKPIYEAFRAIQQSSDWQTMSDASKRIVESQIKEAVLGGVSLEDNKRDRFNNIEQELEKLSQKFGENVLDATKGFQKLITDKKDIDGLPASALGLAAQTAVSKGHENATAENGPWVITLDAPSFLPVMQHARDRSLREEVYRAYVSLASSGDLDNTPIIEQILKLRLEKAKLLGYTNYAEVSMAMKMATVDKAAELLEKIRSASWDAAVQDMEDLKNFSREQGSVEANDLSHWDINFWSERFRESKYDINEEELRPFFSLPKVMDGLFSLAKMLFDIDIEPADGLAPVWNNDVRFYCVKDSSGNPTAYFYFDPYSRPDEKRGGAWMDEVVGRSRALSHDGTSARLPVAHMVCNQTPPVGDKPSLMTFREVETVFHEFGHALQHMLTKQDEGLVSGIRRIEWDAVELPSQFMENWCYQRGTLMSIAKHYETGESLPEEVYLKLLAARTFRAGSLSLRQIRFATLDLELHTKYVPGGSESIYDIDRRVSKRTQVIPLLPEDRFLCGFSHIFAGGYAAGYYSYKWAEVLSADAFSAFEDAGLDNKKVFVEFRGREPSPEALLRHNGLLAASA; this is translated from the exons ATGCACTTGCCAAGGACAGGGAGAGTGGGATTCGGGGCTCTGGCTATTACACTATTAGTAATAGTCAACATGTTCACGGCGACGTGCATTTCCGTCACCCGTCGCGTCGAACCTTTGCTAATACGCAATTCTTGTCATTTCGTCTCTCCTAAGTATTTCTCCAAATCACAGACTTGCCCCCTCTGGTcgtcttctttttcctcctgCTTCCAGAAACCTCGTAAATCCACCTCACTCTCCTCCACCTTCTGCTTCTCTGCTGTTCCGTCCATGGCTTCCGAAGCCACATCGATGGTGTCCGAAGTGACTCTCcaaggaaatcctctccttcagGATTTTGTTTTCCCACCTTTCGATGTTGTTGAAGCCAAGCATGTCCGTCCCGGAATTCTAGCGTTGATTAAGAAACTC GAAAATGATTTGGTCGAGCTAGAGAAGACAGTGGAACCGACTTGGCCGAAGTTAGTCGAGCCGTTGGAGAAGATTGTAGATCGGCTCCAAGTGGTTTGGGGAATGGTGAATCATCTCAAGAGTGTCAAGGATTCACCTGAACTCCGTTCTGCCATCGAGGAAGTTCAG CCGGAGAAAGTTAAGTTTGAACTAAAATTGGGACAAAGTAAGCCCATATACGAAGCTTTCAGGGCTATCCAACAATCTTCGGATTGGCAGACAATGAGTGATGCCAGTAAACGTATAGTCGAAT CCCAGATAAAGGAGGCAGTTCTTGGAGGTGTATCTCTTGAAGATAATAAAAGAGACCGTTTTAACAACATTGAACAG GAGTTGGAGAAACTGTCACAAAAGTTTGGGGAGAATGTTTTGGATGCCACAAAAGGTTTTCAAAAGCTAATTACAGACAAGAAGGACATTGATGGATTACCTGCTTCTGCACTTGGCTTAGCTGCACAAACAGCGGTCTCCAAG GGTCATGAAAATGCTACTGCCGAGAATGGGCCCTGGGTAATCACATTGGATGCTCCAAGCTTTCTCCCTGTTATGCAACATGCTCGGGACCGATCATTGCGCGAGGAAGTCTATCGTGCTTATGTATCCCTTGCCTCTAGTGGAGATCTCGATAACACACCCATCATTGAACAAATCCTGAAGCTTAGGTTGGAGAAGGCCAAGCTTCTTGGCTACACTAATTATGCCGAG GTAAGCATGGCAATGAAAATGGCCACTGTTGATAAAGCAGCAGAGCTCTTAGAAAAGATTCGAAGTGCTTCTTGGGATGCTGCAGTACAAG ACATGGAGGACCTTAAGAATTTCTCTAGAGAGCAAGGTTCGGTGGAAGCTAATGATTTGAGCCACTGGGACATTAACTTTTGGAGCGAGAGATTCCGTGAGTCAAAATATGACATAAATGAG GAGGAATTGCGTCCATTCTTCTCATTGCCAAAGGTTATGGATGGCCTTTTTAGCCTTGCAAAGATGTTGTTTGACATTGATATAGAACCAGCTGATGGCCTAGCTCCG GTATGGAACAATGACGTCAGATTTTATTGCGTCAAAGATTCTTCAGGCAATCCGACTGCATACTTCTATTTTGATCCATATTCTCGACCAGATGAAAAGCGCGGCGGTGCATGGATGGATGAGGTTGTTGGTCGAAGTCGTGCACTTTCACATGATGGCACCTCTGCTAGGCTGCCTGTTGCCCACATGGTTTGCAATCAAACTCCTCCAGTTGGAGACAAGCCGAGTCTCATGACCTTCCGTGAG GTTGAGACTGTCTTCCATGAATTTGGTCATGCGCTTCAGCATATGCTCACCAAGCAAGATGAGGGTCTAGTCTCTGGTATTCGTCGGATAGAATGGGATGCTGTTGAATTGCCTTCTCAGTTCATGGAAAATTGGTGTTATCAAAG GGGTACTTTGATGAGCATTGCCAAACACTATGAAACTGGGGAGAGTCTCCCGGAAGAAGTATATTTGAAGCTCCTCGCAGCTAGGACTTTCCGTGCAGGTTCACTTAGCCTTCGTCAG ATACGATTTGCAACTTTGGATTTGGAGCTACATACAAAGTATGTTCCTGGTGGTTCAGAATCCATCTATGACATTGATCGAAGAGTGAGTAAAAGGACACAAGTGATTCCATTGCTGCCTGAGGACAGGTTCCTTTGTggtttcagccatatttttgcAG GTGGATATGCAGCTGGATACTACAGTTACAAG TGGGCGGAGGTGCTGTCTGCTGATGCTTTCTCAGCATTTGAGGATGCTGGTTTGGATAACAAGAAG GTTTTTGTGGAATTCCGAGGGCGTGAACCTTCCCCAGAAGCACTTCTCAGGCACAATGGCCTGCTGGCAGCCTCAGCTTGA
- the LOC122076819 gene encoding probable cytosolic oligopeptidase A isoform X1, with product MHLPRTGRVGFGALAITLLVIVNMFTATCISVTRRVEPLLIRNSCHFVSPKYFSKSQTCPLWSSSFSSCFQKPRKSTSLSSTFCFSAVPSMASEATSMVSEVTLQGNPLLQDFVFPPFDVVEAKHVRPGILALIKKLENDLVELEKTVEPTWPKLVEPLEKIVDRLQVVWGMVNHLKSVKDSPELRSAIEEVQPEKVKFELKLGQSKPIYEAFRAIQQSSDWQTMSDASKRIVESQIKEAVLGGVSLEDNKRDRFNNIEQELEKLSQKFGENVLDATKGFQKLITDKKDIDGLPASALGLAAQTAVSKGHENATAENGPWVITLDAPSFLPVMQHARDRSLREEVYRAYVSLASSGDLDNTPIIEQILKLRLEKAKLLGYTNYAEVSMAMKMATVDKAAELLEKIRSASWDAAVQDMEDLKNFSREQGSVEANDLSHWDINFWSERFRESKYDINEEELRPFFSLPKVMDGLFSLAKMLFDIDIEPADGLAPVWNNDVRFYCVKDSSGNPTAYFYFDPYSRPDEKRGGAWMDEVVGRSRALSHDGTSARLPVAHMVCNQTPPVGDKPSLMTFREVETVFHEFGHALQHMLTKQDEGLVSGIRRIEWDAVELPSQFMENWCYQRGTLMSIAKHYETGESLPEEVYLKLLAARTFRAGSLSLRQIRFATLDLELHTKYVPGGSESIYDIDRRVSKRTQVIPLLPEDRFLCGFSHIFAGGYAAGYYSYKWAEVLSADAFSAFEDAGLDNKKAVKETGHKFRETILALGGGKPPLEVFVEFRGREPSPEALLRHNGLLAASA from the exons ATGCACTTGCCAAGGACAGGGAGAGTGGGATTCGGGGCTCTGGCTATTACACTATTAGTAATAGTCAACATGTTCACGGCGACGTGCATTTCCGTCACCCGTCGCGTCGAACCTTTGCTAATACGCAATTCTTGTCATTTCGTCTCTCCTAAGTATTTCTCCAAATCACAGACTTGCCCCCTCTGGTcgtcttctttttcctcctgCTTCCAGAAACCTCGTAAATCCACCTCACTCTCCTCCACCTTCTGCTTCTCTGCTGTTCCGTCCATGGCTTCCGAAGCCACATCGATGGTGTCCGAAGTGACTCTCcaaggaaatcctctccttcagGATTTTGTTTTCCCACCTTTCGATGTTGTTGAAGCCAAGCATGTCCGTCCCGGAATTCTAGCGTTGATTAAGAAACTC GAAAATGATTTGGTCGAGCTAGAGAAGACAGTGGAACCGACTTGGCCGAAGTTAGTCGAGCCGTTGGAGAAGATTGTAGATCGGCTCCAAGTGGTTTGGGGAATGGTGAATCATCTCAAGAGTGTCAAGGATTCACCTGAACTCCGTTCTGCCATCGAGGAAGTTCAG CCGGAGAAAGTTAAGTTTGAACTAAAATTGGGACAAAGTAAGCCCATATACGAAGCTTTCAGGGCTATCCAACAATCTTCGGATTGGCAGACAATGAGTGATGCCAGTAAACGTATAGTCGAAT CCCAGATAAAGGAGGCAGTTCTTGGAGGTGTATCTCTTGAAGATAATAAAAGAGACCGTTTTAACAACATTGAACAG GAGTTGGAGAAACTGTCACAAAAGTTTGGGGAGAATGTTTTGGATGCCACAAAAGGTTTTCAAAAGCTAATTACAGACAAGAAGGACATTGATGGATTACCTGCTTCTGCACTTGGCTTAGCTGCACAAACAGCGGTCTCCAAG GGTCATGAAAATGCTACTGCCGAGAATGGGCCCTGGGTAATCACATTGGATGCTCCAAGCTTTCTCCCTGTTATGCAACATGCTCGGGACCGATCATTGCGCGAGGAAGTCTATCGTGCTTATGTATCCCTTGCCTCTAGTGGAGATCTCGATAACACACCCATCATTGAACAAATCCTGAAGCTTAGGTTGGAGAAGGCCAAGCTTCTTGGCTACACTAATTATGCCGAG GTAAGCATGGCAATGAAAATGGCCACTGTTGATAAAGCAGCAGAGCTCTTAGAAAAGATTCGAAGTGCTTCTTGGGATGCTGCAGTACAAG ACATGGAGGACCTTAAGAATTTCTCTAGAGAGCAAGGTTCGGTGGAAGCTAATGATTTGAGCCACTGGGACATTAACTTTTGGAGCGAGAGATTCCGTGAGTCAAAATATGACATAAATGAG GAGGAATTGCGTCCATTCTTCTCATTGCCAAAGGTTATGGATGGCCTTTTTAGCCTTGCAAAGATGTTGTTTGACATTGATATAGAACCAGCTGATGGCCTAGCTCCG GTATGGAACAATGACGTCAGATTTTATTGCGTCAAAGATTCTTCAGGCAATCCGACTGCATACTTCTATTTTGATCCATATTCTCGACCAGATGAAAAGCGCGGCGGTGCATGGATGGATGAGGTTGTTGGTCGAAGTCGTGCACTTTCACATGATGGCACCTCTGCTAGGCTGCCTGTTGCCCACATGGTTTGCAATCAAACTCCTCCAGTTGGAGACAAGCCGAGTCTCATGACCTTCCGTGAG GTTGAGACTGTCTTCCATGAATTTGGTCATGCGCTTCAGCATATGCTCACCAAGCAAGATGAGGGTCTAGTCTCTGGTATTCGTCGGATAGAATGGGATGCTGTTGAATTGCCTTCTCAGTTCATGGAAAATTGGTGTTATCAAAG GGGTACTTTGATGAGCATTGCCAAACACTATGAAACTGGGGAGAGTCTCCCGGAAGAAGTATATTTGAAGCTCCTCGCAGCTAGGACTTTCCGTGCAGGTTCACTTAGCCTTCGTCAG ATACGATTTGCAACTTTGGATTTGGAGCTACATACAAAGTATGTTCCTGGTGGTTCAGAATCCATCTATGACATTGATCGAAGAGTGAGTAAAAGGACACAAGTGATTCCATTGCTGCCTGAGGACAGGTTCCTTTGTggtttcagccatatttttgcAG GTGGATATGCAGCTGGATACTACAGTTACAAG TGGGCGGAGGTGCTGTCTGCTGATGCTTTCTCAGCATTTGAGGATGCTGGTTTGGATAACAAGAAG GCTGTCAAGGAAACTGGTCATAAGTTCCGTGAAACCATTCTTGCCCTTGGAGGTGGAAAACCACCACTTGAG GTTTTTGTGGAATTCCGAGGGCGTGAACCTTCCCCAGAAGCACTTCTCAGGCACAATGGCCTGCTGGCAGCCTCAGCTTGA
- the LOC122076092 gene encoding organellar oligopeptidase A, chloroplastic/mitochondrial-like, with protein sequence MASEATAMVSEATLEGNPLLEDFIFPPYDVLEAKHVCPGIRALLKKLENDLVELEKTVEPTWPKLVVPFEKIKDRLQVVWRMVNHVKDVKDSPELRSTVKEVQPEKVMFELKLGQSKPIFKAFRAIQQSSDWQTMSDARKRVVESQIKEAVIRGASLEDDKRDQFNCIQQELEKLSQKFGENVLDATKNYQKLITDKKDIDGLPASALALAAQTAVSKGHENATAENGPWVITLDDPCFLPVMQHARDRSLREEVYCAYISLASSGDLDNTPIIDQILKLRLEKAKLLGYNNYAEVSMAMKMATVDKAAELLENIQSAFWDAAVQEMEDLKNFSRKQGAAEANDLNRWDIDFWNERLRESKYDINEEELRPFFSLPKVMDGLFGLAKMLFDIDIEPADGLAPVWNNDVRFYRVKDSSGNPIAFFYFDPYSRPNEKHNRAWMEEVVGRSCALSHDGTSARLPIALMVCNQTPPVGDKPSLMTFHEVKTVFHEFGHALQHMLTKQDEGLVSGCHGIESDATEFPSQFMENWCYQRYTLESIAKHYETGESLRDEVYLNLLATRTFCAGSLCLRQVRFATLDLELHTKYVPGGSESIYDIDQRVGKRTQVIPLLLEDRFLCSFTHIFSGESAAEYYGYKWAEVLAADAFSAFEEVGLDNNEALKETGHRFRDTILALGGGKSALEVFVEFRGHEPEVGALLRHNGLPAAIA encoded by the exons ATGGCTTCCGAAGCCACAGCAATGGTGTCGGAAGCGACGCTAGAAGGAAATCCTCTCCTCGAGGATTTTATTTTCCCCCCTTACGATGTTCTTGAAGCCAAGCATGTCTGTCCCGGGATTAGAGCGTTGCTTAAGAAACTC GAAAATGATTTGGTCGAGCTGGAGAAGACAGTGGAACCGACTTGGCCGAAGTTGGTCGTGCCGTTCGAGAAGATTAAAGATCGTTTGCAAGTGGTTTGGAGAATGGTGAATCATGTCAAGGATGTTAAGGATTCTCCAGAACTTCGTTCTACCGTCAAGGAAGTTCAG CCAGAGAAAGTTATGTTTGAACTTAAATTGGGACAAAGTAAACCCATATTCAAAGCTTTCAGGGCTATCCAACAATCTTCTGACTGGCAGACAATGAGTGATGCTCGTAAACGTGTTGTAGAAT CCCAGATAAAGGAGGCAGTTATTAGGGGTGCTTCTCTTGAAGATGACAAAAGAGACCAATTCAACTGCATTCAGCAG GAGTTGGAGAAACTGTCACAAAAGTTTGGGGAGAATGTTTTGGATGCcacaaaaaattatcaaaaactaATTACAGACAAGAAGGACATCGATGGATTACCTGCTTCTGCACTTGCCTTGGCTGCACAAACAGCAGTGTCAAAG GGTCATGAAAATGCTACTGCCGAGAATGGGCCCTGGGTGATCACATTAGATGATCCATGCTTTCTTCCTGTTATGCAACATGCTCGGGACCGATCGTTGCGCGAGGAAGTCTATTGTGCTTACATATCCCTTGCCTCTAGTGGAGATCTCGATAACACACCCATCATCGACCAAATCCTGAAGCTTAGGTTGGAGAAGGCCAAGCTTCTTGGCTACAATAATTATGCCGAG GTAAGCATGGCAATGAAAATGGCCACTGTTGATAAAGCTGCAGAGCTCCTAGAAAATATTCAAAGTGCTTTTTGGGATGCTGCAGTACAAG AGATGGAAGACCTTAAGAATTTCTCTAGAAAGCAAGGTGCTGCAGAAGCTAATGATTTGAACCGCTGGGACATCGACTTTTGGAATGAGAGACTCCGCGAGTCGAAATATGACATAAATGAG GAGGAATTACGTCCATTCTTCTCATTGCCAAAGGTTATGGATGGACTTTTTGGCCTTGCGAAGATGCTGTTTGACATTGATATAGAACCAGCTGATGGCCTAGCTCCA GTATGGAACAATGATGTCAGATTTTATCGCGTCAAAGATTCTTCAGGCAATCCAATTGCATTCTTCTATTTTGATCCGTATTCTCGACCTAATGAAAAACACAACCGTGCCTGGATGGAAGAGGTTGTTGGTCGAAGTTGTGCACTTTCACATGATGGCACCTCTGCTAGGCTGCCTATTGCCCTCATGGTTTGCAATCAAACTCCTCCAGTTGGAGACAAGCCCAGTCTCATGACCTTCCATGAG GTTAAGACTGTCTTCCATGAATTTGGTCATGCACTTCAACATATGCTCACCAAGCAAGATGAGGGACTAGTTTCTGGTTGTCATGGGATAGAAAGTGATGCTACTGAATTTCCTTCTCAGTTTATGGAAAATTGGTGTTATCAAAG GTATACTTTGGAAAGCATTGCCAAACACTATGAAACTGGAGAGAGTCTCCGGGATGAAGTATATTTGAATCTCCTTGCAACTAGGACTTTCTGTGCCGGTTCACTTTGCCTTCGTCAG GTACGATTTGCAACTTTGGATTTGGAGTTGCATACAAAGTACGTTCCTGGTGGTTCAGAATCCATTTATGACATTGATCAAAGAGTGGGTAAAAGAACACAAGTGATTCCATTGCTGCTCGAGGACAGGTTCCTTTGTAGTTTCACCCATATTTTTTCAG GTGAAAGTGCAGCTGAATACTATGGTTACAAG TGGGCAGAGGTGCTAGCAGCTGATGCTTTCTCAGCATTTGAGGAGGTTGGATTGGATAACAACGAG GCTCTCAAGGAAACTGGTCATAGGTTCCGAGATACCATTCTTGCCCTTGGAGGTGGAAAATCAGCACTTGAG GTTTTTGTGGAATTCCGAGGGCATGAACCTGAAGTAGGAGCACTTCTCAGGCACAATGGCCTCCCAGCAGCTATAGCTTGA